From Streptomyces sp. NBC_00376, one genomic window encodes:
- a CDS encoding CHAT domain-containing protein, whose translation MTIRQLFETGLANYRNWQDHQDPEALRTSLRAWSTLNEVVPRGSALRPPLLTEFGRALRGWARLTGDRRWLDSAVEASTDAVREGEEQDHPYLNEQLSNLALALWERFQVADRMSDVEEAITAARRSITLTAPDAERRPSRLDNLAQMLLNRFDRTGSAAHYEEAFAATRDAAAAMPPGHPQAQVTYFHLSELARVGYGKTHDPGDLDLSIEAARHVIGLTRPEEPRHPLAWAGLARTLLIRMQLQRRSGDDVPADDMDDAVRAARRAVELGAPDDPESGSCRLLLAQSLHFRAEPTLARADLDEATALYEQLLVESFGTGQEASVRVELATCFVLRHHRTGDIHDAQASVNLLRLAVQDLSGTDEQTNALLLLGPSLYTLYDDHTGNVTDLDEAIRAVRRGEALSGGGAEGSFALAMLGELLCRRFDDFGDRNDLDEALKACLRAERGAPTGSFHRPFFLRTMGSVLRTRALYTGDRTDFDSAVDAITECVAITPGEGRERADALIGLGSALHARYEHRGSFEDLQAAVDAKREAARMSGDHTALRAMCLNGLGFALLARFERTGDGTDLAAAVDVCDEAVRIVPPDHPLQDRYLANLSLALLSAHQHRRRPGDLDRAVEAARRAIAATPPGSHRRSMNLSNLGVALLNRFDEAGDEEDLNTAIRTMREASDAASNDHPDQVKFLSNLTGMLRRRSRLPGREHDLREALDRGRDAVARCPADHASRAGCLFDLGHTLREAGLTAEALDAFREAARLLTGPMSVRLWAALRLGGLAAADRRWTEARQGYGYAVELLPQAAWHGLDRDDRAQFLADANGLASDAAAIAIEQGDLVSAVELLELGRGVLLAQALDARTELDELRELDTDLADRMEEVRHLLDRTSTTTDMREVPAVAQALRAQGRSEAAAEWDRLLVRARALIPEFLLPPPYHRLREAACDGPVVIVNIGRHRCDALIVTAEEEAPPRLVPLKRITREAVDSRARELINVFSSDADTAAQEQNEVLGAVLAWLWTDIVEPVLTALDWPTHPERGQEPRLWWCPTGALTLLPLHAAGEYPTAGGGQAGPAPDASSLLDRAVCSYAPTLRALVAARDHLAPDVGRLLGVAVPSAPGMTVLSHAVPEVGSLREEFPTMTALVGPLATRASVLEQLQCHSRLHFAGHGSQYSLTGGALHCTDASISLRDVTALRLSGAELAFLSACETARGIADLADEFVHLAGGLNIAGFSHVIATQWSISDLRAPQVARHFYRALQHQPPSGDCRLPAAAALRTAVLGLRAARPESPVLWAPYTHTGP comes from the coding sequence ATGACGATACGTCAGTTGTTCGAGACCGGCCTTGCGAACTACCGCAACTGGCAGGACCACCAAGACCCCGAAGCGTTGCGGACCTCGCTACGAGCGTGGTCGACGCTCAACGAGGTCGTACCGCGCGGATCGGCCCTCCGCCCCCCGCTCCTCACCGAGTTCGGCCGGGCGCTGCGCGGCTGGGCCCGGCTCACCGGCGACCGGAGATGGCTCGACTCAGCCGTGGAGGCGAGCACCGACGCGGTGCGGGAGGGCGAGGAACAGGACCACCCCTACTTGAACGAGCAACTGTCCAACTTGGCCCTCGCTCTCTGGGAGAGGTTCCAGGTCGCCGACCGCATGTCCGACGTGGAGGAGGCGATCACCGCGGCCCGGCGCAGCATCACCCTCACCGCCCCCGATGCGGAGCGGCGCCCCAGCCGCCTCGACAACCTCGCCCAGATGCTCCTGAACCGCTTCGACCGCACCGGGTCGGCCGCGCACTACGAGGAGGCGTTCGCCGCGACCCGTGACGCCGCCGCAGCCATGCCACCAGGACACCCGCAGGCTCAGGTGACCTACTTCCACCTCAGCGAACTCGCGAGGGTCGGCTACGGGAAGACGCACGACCCCGGCGATCTCGACCTGTCGATCGAGGCGGCCCGCCACGTGATCGGCCTGACCCGCCCGGAGGAACCCCGCCACCCTCTGGCCTGGGCGGGACTGGCCCGGACGCTGCTGATCAGGATGCAGTTGCAGCGGCGCTCCGGGGACGACGTCCCGGCGGACGACATGGACGACGCGGTTCGGGCGGCACGCCGAGCCGTCGAACTGGGCGCCCCCGATGACCCGGAGTCCGGAAGCTGTCGGCTGCTGCTCGCCCAGAGCCTGCACTTCCGCGCCGAACCCACCCTGGCCCGAGCAGACCTGGACGAGGCGACGGCCTTGTACGAGCAGCTTCTGGTGGAGTCCTTCGGGACCGGCCAGGAGGCATCGGTGCGGGTGGAGCTCGCCACGTGCTTCGTACTGCGCCACCACCGGACCGGTGACATCCATGATGCCCAAGCCTCCGTCAACCTCCTCCGGCTCGCCGTCCAGGACTTGTCCGGCACGGACGAACAGACGAATGCACTGCTGCTCCTCGGGCCGAGCCTCTACACGCTCTACGACGACCACACCGGGAACGTCACGGACCTGGACGAGGCGATCAGGGCCGTGCGGCGGGGCGAGGCCCTGAGCGGCGGCGGTGCTGAGGGCAGCTTCGCCCTGGCGATGCTCGGCGAGCTGCTGTGCCGCCGTTTCGACGACTTCGGGGACCGCAACGACCTGGACGAGGCGCTGAAGGCCTGTCTCCGGGCCGAGCGGGGCGCACCCACAGGGAGTTTCCACCGCCCGTTCTTCCTGCGCACGATGGGTAGCGTTCTGCGGACGCGCGCCCTGTACACGGGCGATCGGACAGATTTCGACAGCGCCGTCGACGCCATCACCGAATGCGTCGCGATCACGCCCGGCGAGGGCCGGGAAAGAGCCGACGCACTGATCGGTCTGGGCAGCGCGCTGCACGCGAGGTATGAACACCGCGGAAGTTTTGAGGACCTACAGGCCGCGGTGGACGCCAAACGCGAGGCAGCGCGGATGAGCGGAGACCACACGGCACTCCGGGCCATGTGTCTCAATGGACTCGGGTTCGCTCTGCTGGCCCGGTTCGAGCGCACCGGGGACGGCACCGACCTGGCGGCCGCGGTGGACGTCTGCGACGAGGCGGTGCGGATCGTCCCGCCCGACCACCCCCTTCAGGACCGGTATCTGGCCAATCTGAGCCTGGCGCTGCTGAGCGCCCACCAGCACCGCCGGCGGCCCGGTGACCTGGACCGGGCCGTCGAGGCCGCCCGGCGCGCAATCGCCGCGACCCCGCCCGGTTCGCACCGGCGGTCGATGAACCTGTCCAACCTCGGCGTCGCCCTGCTGAACCGCTTCGACGAGGCGGGGGACGAGGAGGACCTGAACACCGCGATCCGGACCATGAGGGAGGCGTCGGATGCGGCCTCGAACGACCATCCCGACCAGGTGAAGTTCCTGTCGAACCTGACCGGGATGCTCCGCCGCCGTTCCCGGCTCCCCGGCCGGGAACACGACCTGCGCGAGGCACTGGACCGGGGCCGCGACGCGGTCGCGCGCTGCCCCGCCGACCATGCGAGCAGGGCCGGGTGCCTGTTCGACCTGGGGCACACGCTTCGCGAGGCGGGACTGACGGCCGAGGCGCTGGACGCCTTCCGCGAGGCTGCCCGGCTTCTGACCGGACCGATGTCGGTACGGCTGTGGGCAGCCCTGCGCTTGGGCGGGCTCGCCGCAGCGGACCGGCGGTGGACCGAGGCCCGGCAGGGCTACGGATACGCCGTCGAACTGCTGCCCCAGGCGGCCTGGCACGGTCTGGACCGAGACGACCGGGCCCAGTTTCTGGCGGATGCCAACGGCCTCGCCTCGGATGCCGCAGCCATCGCCATCGAGCAGGGCGACCTCGTCTCCGCGGTGGAACTGCTGGAACTGGGGCGTGGCGTCCTGCTGGCCCAGGCCCTCGACGCCCGCACCGAACTCGACGAACTCCGCGAACTGGACACCGATCTCGCCGACCGCATGGAGGAGGTCCGGCATCTGCTCGACCGGACGAGCACGACCACCGACATGCGGGAGGTTCCCGCAGTTGCGCAGGCGTTGAGGGCGCAGGGGAGAAGCGAAGCCGCCGCCGAATGGGACCGTCTGCTGGTACGGGCCAGGGCGCTGATCCCGGAGTTCCTGCTGCCACCCCCTTACCACCGTCTGCGGGAGGCCGCGTGCGACGGCCCGGTCGTGATCGTCAACATCGGACGGCACCGCTGCGACGCCCTGATCGTGACCGCCGAGGAGGAAGCGCCACCCCGACTCGTCCCGCTGAAGAGGATCACGCGCGAAGCGGTCGACAGCCGGGCCCGGGAACTGATCAACGTCTTCAGTAGTGATGCGGACACCGCCGCGCAGGAGCAGAACGAGGTTCTGGGAGCAGTTCTCGCGTGGCTCTGGACGGACATCGTCGAGCCGGTCCTCACCGCGCTCGACTGGCCGACACACCCGGAGCGAGGACAGGAACCTCGCCTGTGGTGGTGCCCGACCGGCGCACTCACCCTGCTCCCGCTCCATGCCGCAGGCGAATACCCGACTGCCGGGGGCGGCCAGGCCGGCCCTGCCCCGGATGCCTCCAGCCTCCTCGACCGTGCCGTCTGCTCGTACGCTCCGACCCTGCGCGCCCTCGTGGCCGCGCGGGACCACCTGGCCCCCGATGTCGGCAGACTGCTCGGAGTCGCCGTGCCGAGCGCCCCGGGCATGACCGTGCTGAGTCACGCGGTGCCAGAAGTCGGCTCACTGCGCGAGGAGTTTCCCACCATGACCGCATTGGTCGGCCCCCTGGCCACCCGTGCGTCGGTCCTCGAACAGCTCCAGTGCCACAGCCGACTTCATTTCGCCGGCCACGGCTCGCAGTACTCGCTCACCGGTGGCGCACTGCACTGCACGGATGCGTCGATCAGCCTGCGCGACGTGACCGCCCTCCGGCTCTCCGGCGCCGAACTCGCCTTCCTCTCCGCATGCGAGACGGCCCGAGGCATCGCAGACCTGGCCGACGAATTCGTTCACCTGGCCGGTGGACTCAACATCGCCGGCTTCAGTCATGTGATTGCGACCCAGTGGTCCATCAGCGACCTGCGCGCCCCGCAGGTCGCACGGCACTTCTATCGTGCCCTCCAGCACCAACCACCCTCCGGTGACTGCCGGCTTCCTGCCGCCGCGGCCCTGCGCACCGCAGTCCTCGGCCTCCGTGCCGCCCGTCCAGAATCCCCGGTGCTCTGGGCGCCCTACACCCACACCGGCCCCTGA
- a CDS encoding CATRA system-associated protein — protein MNGWLDALEEADPLLAALGAIESVGPRVWDRVGLALDEVDTALDAGDTAALRRALYALEDSLPSKRMRMLGGAHAPVPPPTGLADRVERLVSRIRGAAADDEDAPIPVDSAESPNGHAT, from the coding sequence GTGAACGGCTGGTTGGACGCCTTGGAGGAAGCGGACCCGCTGCTGGCTGCCTTGGGTGCGATCGAGTCGGTGGGTCCTCGCGTCTGGGACCGGGTGGGTCTGGCCCTCGACGAGGTGGACACCGCCCTGGACGCCGGGGACACCGCCGCCCTGCGGCGCGCGTTGTACGCGTTGGAGGACTCCCTGCCGTCGAAGCGCATGCGGATGCTCGGCGGGGCCCATGCTCCGGTCCCGCCGCCGACCGGGCTCGCCGACCGGGTCGAGCGGCTCGTGAGCCGTATCCGGGGAGCTGCCGCGGACGACGAGGACGCCCCGATTCCGGTCGATTCTGCCGAGTCGCCGAACGGCCATGCCACGTAG
- a CDS encoding CATRA conflict system CASPASE/TPR repeat-associated protein yields the protein MPRSRFEGRALIVHVFVPLAAAVRDEESGHFSVRRLWERLGNRLGVTDPVPGFGPSRLPALAPPTVTGSAIGHTLLAAAQRTGPSPAQAFAYRRGDAIGIAVVLFPGPGVSWEDLRRRWDRVAPLPERLGSSTTYVHRVLDSGRTPPGTGRLSRLLTSVPAVGTPVPPEGSWRRSPDGYLVRFTRSAGPGAVGTAAVVGPVSREAEFDAWLWHIDPSGAVAPFLRCLEGMARLRHHASVHRTHQPALHSLCERLSAASERLAGLCGSVLATGSGPDELIAADASIAALYVGDQGLNQSLRDLRDMRQSVRITSDSLAELLPPPAGAGADPDQDLARSLLALIDDDIAHAESVKREADEISRTTESIVRQRLALLQQRTTVVQGAVLGSLLTALAAVQSLSYKLPLPGALHAPLITWLSVLALLLPVQLMRWRRADGRARRPAGFDRLSVLCMGTATGWLGASVLSVTALHVPARPVVSVGCAMVCALGFVLADRRWVSRAV from the coding sequence ATGCCACGTAGCCGCTTCGAGGGCCGCGCCCTGATCGTCCACGTTTTCGTTCCGCTGGCCGCGGCGGTACGGGACGAGGAGAGCGGTCACTTCTCCGTGCGTCGGTTGTGGGAGCGGCTGGGCAACCGGTTGGGCGTGACCGATCCGGTCCCCGGCTTCGGCCCCTCCCGACTGCCCGCCCTGGCACCGCCGACCGTGACGGGCAGCGCCATCGGCCACACGCTGCTCGCGGCGGCCCAGCGCACGGGGCCGTCGCCCGCGCAGGCCTTCGCGTACCGTCGTGGCGATGCCATCGGCATCGCGGTCGTGCTGTTTCCGGGCCCCGGCGTCTCCTGGGAGGACCTGCGCCGCCGCTGGGACAGGGTGGCGCCATTGCCCGAGCGGCTGGGTTCCTCGACCACGTACGTCCACCGCGTGCTCGACAGTGGGCGGACGCCACCCGGCACAGGTCGGCTGAGCCGCCTGCTCACCTCGGTGCCGGCGGTCGGAACGCCTGTGCCGCCGGAGGGAAGTTGGCGGCGGTCGCCCGACGGGTACCTGGTCCGGTTCACACGTTCTGCGGGGCCGGGGGCGGTCGGTACGGCCGCGGTAGTGGGGCCGGTATCGCGCGAGGCGGAATTCGATGCCTGGCTGTGGCACATCGACCCCTCGGGTGCTGTCGCCCCCTTCCTCCGCTGTCTGGAAGGGATGGCCAGGCTGCGGCACCACGCGTCCGTGCACCGCACGCACCAACCAGCCCTCCACTCCCTGTGCGAGCGCCTTTCGGCCGCGTCGGAACGGTTGGCCGGGCTGTGCGGCAGCGTACTGGCCACCGGTTCCGGGCCGGACGAGCTGATCGCCGCAGACGCGTCCATCGCCGCTCTGTACGTCGGCGACCAAGGGCTCAACCAATCGCTGAGGGACCTCCGCGACATGCGCCAGTCGGTGCGGATCACCTCGGATTCCCTGGCGGAGCTGCTGCCGCCTCCGGCCGGAGCGGGCGCCGACCCGGACCAGGACCTGGCCCGCTCGCTCCTCGCCCTGATCGACGACGACATCGCCCATGCCGAATCCGTCAAGCGCGAGGCCGACGAGATCTCCCGGACGACCGAGTCGATCGTGCGGCAGCGACTGGCGCTGCTCCAACAACGCACGACCGTCGTACAGGGAGCAGTGCTCGGGTCGCTGCTGACGGCGCTGGCCGCAGTGCAGTCCCTCTCCTACAAACTGCCGTTGCCGGGTGCGCTGCACGCGCCATTGATCACCTGGCTGTCCGTGCTCGCCCTGCTGCTGCCCGTTCAGTTGATGCGCTGGCGGCGGGCCGACGGAAGGGCCCGTCGGCCCGCCGGGTTCGACCGCCTGTCCGTCCTGTGCATGGGCACGGCAACGGGCTGGCTCGGCGCTTCGGTGCTCTCCGTCACCGCCCTGCACGTTCCGGCGCGTCCGGTGGTGAGCGTGGGCTGCGCGATGGTCTGCGCTCTCGGCTTCGTGCTGGCGGACCGGCGATGGGTGTCACGCGCAGTCTGA